The following coding sequences lie in one Leucobacter allii genomic window:
- a CDS encoding sensor histidine kinase, which yields MDPTLLVLAATGLGILIGAGIAFGVLGARRAGARRAEQMRPELPEVATAILDEVDMFAVVLDAALAPVYANPSARREPHITDEELLDPGFLARVRRVMSTGMPDTHEPDPGDPADTVRTHIVRLQRRFVVVLAEDLGEEQRVNAMRRDFIANVSHELKTPIAAIGLLAEAVQQAADEPALVREFSKSLVKESRRLGELSRDIIQLSEAQSTLRPEDREAVSLRDLIRGEVDSHRAFAMQHGVELVITDDSALDREAMILGRPTSLGAAVANLLSNAIRHSPDGGRVGVGMAFERNRFVVTVTDQGEGIAPEHLSRIFERFYRVDGARTRGDGGTGLGLSITRHTMRAHGGDVDVWSQPGVGSSFTLAFPLYEAPGSGKRAKKARKAAAKTVKSAKPTKPAKTAESASAARSETPQKTTKPGRGANAAGAAEKGTP from the coding sequence ATGGATCCGACCCTGCTCGTTCTGGCCGCGACGGGCCTCGGCATCCTGATCGGGGCCGGAATCGCGTTCGGCGTCCTGGGCGCCCGCCGGGCGGGCGCGCGGCGGGCGGAGCAGATGCGCCCGGAGCTCCCCGAGGTGGCCACCGCCATCCTCGACGAGGTGGACATGTTCGCCGTCGTGCTCGACGCCGCACTCGCACCCGTGTACGCGAATCCGTCGGCACGGCGCGAGCCCCACATCACGGACGAGGAGCTGCTCGACCCGGGGTTCCTCGCGCGGGTCCGCCGGGTGATGTCGACCGGCATGCCCGACACCCACGAACCGGATCCCGGAGACCCCGCCGACACCGTCCGCACGCACATCGTGCGCCTGCAGCGGCGCTTCGTGGTCGTCCTCGCCGAGGATCTCGGCGAGGAGCAGCGGGTGAACGCGATGCGACGGGACTTCATCGCCAACGTCAGCCACGAGCTGAAGACCCCGATCGCCGCGATCGGGCTGCTCGCCGAGGCGGTGCAGCAGGCGGCGGACGAGCCCGCCCTCGTGCGCGAGTTCTCGAAGAGCCTCGTCAAGGAGTCCCGGCGGCTCGGCGAGCTGTCGCGCGACATCATCCAGCTCTCCGAGGCGCAATCGACGCTCCGCCCCGAGGATCGCGAGGCCGTCTCGCTCCGCGACCTGATCCGCGGCGAGGTCGACTCGCACCGCGCCTTCGCCATGCAGCACGGCGTCGAGCTGGTCATCACCGACGACTCCGCACTCGATCGCGAGGCCATGATCCTCGGCCGGCCCACCTCGCTGGGCGCCGCGGTCGCGAATCTGCTGAGCAACGCGATCCGGCACTCCCCGGACGGCGGCCGCGTGGGCGTCGGCATGGCCTTCGAGCGCAATCGTTTCGTCGTCACGGTCACCGATCAGGGCGAGGGGATCGCCCCGGAGCACCTCTCGCGGATCTTCGAGCGCTTCTACCGCGTGGACGGCGCCCGTACCCGCGGCGACGGCGGCACCGGTCTGGGCCTGAGCATCACCCGGCACACCATGCGGGCGCACGGCGGCGACGTCGACGTGTGGTCGCAGCCCGGTGTGGGATCGAGTTTCACCCTCGCCTTCCCGCTCTACGAGGCGCCTGGGAGCGGCAAGCGGGCGAAGAAGGCCCGCAAGGCCGCCGCGAAGACGGTGAAGTCCGCGAAGCCGACGAAGCCCGCGAAGACGGCGGAGTCCGCGAGCGCGGCGCGATCCGAGACCCCCCAGAAGACCACGAAGCCCGGCCGCGGCGCGAACGCCGCCGGTGCCGCCGAGAAGGGAACCCCGTAG
- a CDS encoding Rv3235 family protein: MPSSVPHLRPVRDAERPSRILRAVPPYTGNAGRIAIDTSAEGDIPPPRAEVVQRLALFAFEALEGTRSVAQLAQWVTPEVVEELTLRRAARTEQRSLHGDLRRVVPTPGPVHLHRPAPGVVEAAVVLHAGQRTGTSAMRFEHRRDRWRATVLTVF, from the coding sequence ATGCCCTCCTCTGTCCCGCATCTGCGCCCGGTCCGCGACGCGGAGCGCCCCTCTCGGATCCTGCGCGCCGTGCCTCCGTACACCGGCAACGCGGGCAGGATCGCGATCGACACGAGCGCGGAGGGGGACATCCCGCCGCCGCGCGCGGAGGTCGTCCAGCGGCTGGCGCTGTTCGCCTTCGAGGCCCTCGAGGGCACCCGGAGCGTGGCGCAGCTCGCCCAGTGGGTCACCCCCGAGGTCGTGGAGGAGCTGACGCTGCGCCGGGCGGCGCGCACGGAGCAGCGCAGCCTGCACGGCGACCTGCGCCGCGTGGTGCCGACGCCGGGGCCGGTGCACCTCCATCGGCCGGCGCCCGGGGTCGTCGAGGCGGCGGTCGTGCTGCACGCCGGCCAGCGCACCGGGACGAGCGCCATGCGCTTCGAGCACCGCCGCGACCGCTGGCGGGCGACGGTGCTGACCGTGTTCTGA
- the cysS gene encoding cysteine--tRNA ligase → MKQRIYDSHAQEVVDFVPREPGRVGLYVCGPTVQSAPHIGHLRSALVYDQMRRWFAVTGHEVTLIRNVTDIDDKILDHARRAQEEDGASEAWWALAYRVEREFTAAYDALGVLAPTYEPRATANIQEMIALIERLVERGHAYPAADGSASVYFDTASWPAYGALTRQRREQMEDAADSEPVGKRDPRDFALWKAHRAGEPESAAWPSPWGPGRPGWHIECSAMATRYLGEEFDIHGGGLDLRFPHHENELAQSQAAGQAFARHWIHNGLVSTGGQKMSKSLGNSLFAADLLARARPIVLRYFLGSAHYRSVLEFSDGSLAEADAAFSRIEGFLDRAEGFGNAFRDPADGAELREAVSETAVRAEHLPAEFSAAMRDDFAVPQALAALHGAVRAGNAAIDEGDEAEAAARAREVVAMLGVLGLNPRDPRWASGTDGAGGDAAEAALDSLVDDLLAQRTAARADRDFATSDAIRDRLAAAGIALEDTPNGPRWSLT, encoded by the coding sequence GTGAAGCAACGCATCTACGACTCGCACGCCCAGGAGGTCGTCGACTTCGTCCCGCGGGAACCGGGACGGGTCGGCCTCTACGTGTGCGGTCCGACGGTGCAGTCCGCGCCCCACATCGGGCATCTGCGCAGCGCGCTCGTCTACGACCAGATGCGGCGCTGGTTCGCGGTCACCGGGCACGAGGTGACGCTCATCCGCAACGTCACCGACATCGACGACAAGATCCTCGACCACGCGCGCCGCGCCCAGGAGGAGGACGGTGCGAGCGAGGCCTGGTGGGCGCTGGCGTACCGGGTGGAGCGCGAGTTCACCGCCGCCTACGACGCGCTCGGGGTGCTCGCGCCCACGTACGAGCCGCGGGCGACGGCGAACATCCAAGAGATGATCGCGCTCATCGAGCGGCTCGTGGAGCGCGGCCACGCCTACCCGGCGGCCGACGGCTCGGCGAGCGTCTACTTCGACACCGCCAGCTGGCCCGCGTACGGCGCGCTCACGCGCCAGCGCCGCGAGCAGATGGAGGACGCCGCGGACTCGGAGCCGGTCGGGAAGCGGGATCCGCGCGACTTCGCGCTCTGGAAGGCGCATCGCGCGGGGGAGCCGGAGTCGGCGGCCTGGCCGTCGCCGTGGGGGCCGGGCCGACCGGGCTGGCACATCGAATGCTCCGCGATGGCGACCCGGTACCTCGGCGAGGAGTTCGACATCCACGGCGGCGGCCTCGACCTGCGCTTCCCGCACCACGAGAACGAGCTCGCCCAGTCGCAGGCGGCCGGTCAGGCCTTCGCGCGGCACTGGATCCACAACGGCCTCGTGAGCACCGGCGGGCAGAAGATGTCGAAGTCCCTCGGCAATTCGCTGTTCGCCGCCGATCTCCTGGCACGGGCCCGCCCGATCGTGCTCCGCTACTTCCTGGGATCCGCCCACTACCGCTCCGTCCTCGAGTTCTCGGACGGATCGCTCGCCGAGGCCGATGCGGCCTTCTCCCGGATCGAGGGGTTCCTCGACCGCGCGGAGGGATTCGGGAACGCGTTCCGCGACCCCGCGGACGGTGCGGAGCTGCGCGAGGCGGTCTCGGAGACCGCGGTGCGCGCCGAGCACCTGCCCGCCGAATTCTCGGCGGCGATGCGCGACGACTTCGCCGTGCCGCAGGCGCTCGCCGCGCTGCACGGAGCCGTGCGCGCGGGCAACGCCGCGATCGACGAGGGCGACGAGGCCGAGGCCGCGGCGCGAGCGCGCGAGGTCGTCGCGATGCTGGGCGTGCTCGGGCTGAACCCGCGGGATCCGCGGTGGGCGAGCGGCACGGACGGCGCCGGAGGCGACGCGGCCGAGGCGGCGCTCGATTCCCTCGTCGACGACCTCCTGGCGCAGCGCACCGCCGCGCGCGCCGACCGCGACTTCGCCACGAGCGACGCGATCCGCGACCGGCTGGCCGCGGCCGGCATCGCGCTCGAAGACACCCCGAACGGACCCCGCTGGAGCCTGACATGA
- the purM gene encoding phosphoribosylformylglycinamidine cyclo-ligase, translating into MKSAVARTQGPEVLGGVGGFAGMFDASALLGYRRPLLASSTDGVGTKVAIAQAIDKHDTIGQDLVAMVVDDIVVVGAKPLFMTDYIACGKVVPERIADIVRGIAGACEATGTALVGGETAEHPGLLGPDEYDVAGAATGVVEADRMLAPDRVRDGDVVLAMAASGLHSNGFSLVRHILAERGIAYTDRSAELGASYGEALLTPTALYTAPLLRVLEDPELAGADGTSAVHVLSHVTGGGIAANLARVLPRGAWVEVDRASWSPLPVFRHLAELGAHSLESLEGAWNLGIGMFAVVDAAKAPQLAAALTAEGLDTWVVGAVSTSSRDLAGFEQGAKGVDGGAVRLVGSYAG; encoded by the coding sequence ATGAAGTCGGCGGTCGCCCGCACGCAGGGCCCCGAGGTGCTCGGCGGCGTCGGCGGCTTCGCCGGCATGTTCGACGCCTCGGCGCTGCTCGGCTACCGCCGGCCGCTGCTCGCCTCCTCGACGGACGGGGTCGGCACGAAGGTCGCGATCGCCCAGGCGATCGACAAGCACGACACCATCGGCCAGGACCTCGTGGCGATGGTCGTCGACGACATCGTCGTCGTCGGCGCGAAGCCGCTCTTCATGACCGACTACATCGCCTGCGGCAAGGTGGTCCCCGAGCGCATCGCCGACATCGTGCGGGGCATCGCGGGCGCCTGCGAGGCGACCGGAACGGCGCTCGTCGGCGGCGAGACCGCGGAGCACCCGGGGCTCCTCGGCCCGGACGAGTACGACGTCGCCGGCGCGGCGACGGGCGTCGTCGAGGCGGATCGGATGCTCGCCCCCGACCGGGTGCGCGACGGCGACGTCGTGCTCGCGATGGCCGCCTCCGGCCTGCACTCCAACGGCTTCTCGCTGGTGCGGCACATCCTCGCCGAGCGGGGCATCGCCTACACCGACCGCAGCGCGGAGCTCGGAGCGAGCTACGGCGAGGCGCTCCTCACCCCGACCGCGCTCTACACGGCCCCGCTGCTGCGCGTGCTCGAGGACCCCGAGCTCGCGGGGGCCGACGGCACCAGCGCGGTCCACGTGCTCAGCCACGTCACCGGCGGCGGGATCGCGGCGAACCTCGCGCGGGTGCTGCCGCGGGGGGCGTGGGTCGAGGTGGATCGCGCCTCCTGGTCGCCGCTGCCGGTCTTCCGACACCTCGCCGAGCTCGGGGCGCACTCGCTCGAGTCGCTCGAGGGCGCGTGGAACCTCGGGATCGGCATGTTCGCGGTCGTGGACGCCGCGAAGGCGCCGCAGCTGGCCGCCGCGCTCACGGCCGAGGGGCTCGACACGTGGGTGGTGGGAGCCGTGTCGACCTCCTCCCGCGATCTCGCGGGCTTCGAGCAGGGTGCGAAGGGCGTCGACGGCGGCGCGGTGCGCCTGGTCGGGAGCTACGCGGGCTGA
- a CDS encoding response regulator transcription factor, which translates to MAQHILLVEDEESISRPLAFLLEREGYRVTVVDDGARAVASFGEQPFELVLLDLMLPGLPGTEVCRTIRQTSAVPIIMLTAKDSEIDIVVGLELGADDYITKPYSTRELLARVRAALRRGGAGEEEREDGVDELVLDELGIRLDSERHAVAVRGEEISMPLREFELLEMLMRHAGRVLTRGQLIDRVWGSNYYGDTKTLDVHIKRIRARIEEEPSKPKLISTVRGVGYRFG; encoded by the coding sequence GTGGCCCAGCACATCCTGCTCGTCGAGGACGAGGAGTCGATCTCCCGCCCGCTCGCCTTCCTGCTGGAGCGGGAGGGGTACCGCGTGACGGTCGTCGACGACGGCGCACGCGCCGTGGCGTCATTCGGCGAGCAGCCCTTCGAGCTCGTGCTGCTCGACCTCATGCTCCCCGGCCTTCCCGGCACCGAGGTCTGCCGCACGATCCGGCAGACCTCGGCGGTGCCGATCATCATGCTCACCGCGAAGGACAGCGAGATCGACATCGTCGTCGGCCTCGAGCTCGGCGCGGACGACTACATCACCAAGCCGTACTCGACGCGCGAGCTCCTCGCGCGCGTCCGGGCGGCCCTCCGCCGCGGAGGCGCCGGCGAGGAGGAGCGCGAGGACGGAGTCGACGAGCTCGTGCTCGACGAGCTCGGGATCCGCCTCGACTCCGAGCGCCACGCGGTCGCCGTCCGCGGCGAGGAGATCTCGATGCCGCTGCGCGAATTCGAGCTGCTCGAGATGCTCATGCGCCACGCCGGACGGGTGCTCACCCGCGGCCAGCTCATCGACCGCGTCTGGGGCAGCAACTACTACGGCGACACGAAGACGCTCGACGTGCACATCAAGCGCATCCGCGCGCGCATCGAGGAGGAGCCCTCGAAACCCAAGCTCATCTCCACGGTCCGGGGGGTCGGCTACCGCTTCGGATGA
- the phoU gene encoding phosphate signaling complex protein PhoU yields the protein MREVFQQSLAEVQDRLVKIAELVEEAIENATTAFGNSDVAVAEQVIDSVDEIEVLAGELDQLTIDILARQQPVASDLRLMVGALRMSASLERMSDLAQHIAQLARYRYPESAIPKGLKKIFVRMGALDVEMASKIVEVLRTQDPTLIEEVRDLDDDLDELHAKVFEKVLSDKIADNPTGVVDATLASRYHERFGDHAVSVAKQMHYFLSGSLD from the coding sequence ATGCGTGAGGTATTCCAGCAGTCGCTGGCCGAGGTGCAGGATCGACTGGTGAAGATCGCCGAGCTCGTCGAGGAGGCGATCGAGAACGCCACGACGGCCTTCGGCAACTCGGACGTGGCCGTGGCCGAGCAGGTGATCGACAGCGTCGACGAGATCGAGGTCCTCGCCGGGGAGCTCGATCAGCTCACCATCGACATCCTCGCCCGCCAGCAGCCGGTCGCCTCGGACCTGCGCCTCATGGTCGGGGCGCTGCGCATGAGCGCCTCGCTCGAGCGGATGTCGGATCTCGCGCAGCACATCGCGCAGCTGGCGCGCTACCGCTACCCCGAGAGCGCGATCCCGAAGGGGCTGAAGAAGATCTTCGTCCGCATGGGCGCGCTCGACGTCGAGATGGCGTCGAAGATCGTCGAGGTGCTCCGCACCCAGGATCCGACGCTGATCGAGGAGGTCAGGGACCTCGATGACGATCTCGACGAGCTGCACGCGAAAGTCTTCGAGAAGGTGCTCAGCGACAAGATCGCCGACAACCCCACCGGGGTCGTCGATGCGACGCTCGCGAGTCGGTACCACGAGCGCTTCGGCGACCACGCGGTGAGCGTCGCGAAGCAGATGCACTACTTCCTCAGCGGTTCGCTCGACTGA
- the ispD gene encoding 2-C-methyl-D-erythritol 4-phosphate cytidylyltransferase has protein sequence MRSSPPPTGQAPVIPPHALATLGVVLVAAGRGERLGASVPKAFVELRGRTLVEFGIAVVTSLPHRGHLVVVVPEDRAAQTLDLVDRILPAETGWDVSVVPGGRTRNESVRFGVDALPGAIDTVLVHDAARPFASAELFERVIAEVRASGDAVVPAQPVIDTIKRVAPGGLVTETVDRGDLVAVQTPQGFPRELLAAAQAAPDDAEHAPPTDDAELVQRAGGRVRVVAGELRAHKLTGPADLVLLEHVLAAKLLEIGAEA, from the coding sequence ATGCGCAGCTCCCCGCCTCCGACCGGGCAGGCGCCGGTCATCCCGCCCCATGCCCTCGCGACGCTCGGCGTCGTGCTCGTCGCCGCCGGCCGGGGCGAGCGCCTCGGCGCCAGCGTCCCGAAGGCCTTCGTCGAGCTGCGCGGCCGCACGCTCGTGGAGTTCGGGATCGCGGTCGTGACCTCGCTCCCCCACCGCGGCCATCTCGTCGTGGTGGTGCCCGAGGACCGCGCGGCGCAGACCCTGGATCTCGTCGATCGCATCCTCCCCGCCGAGACCGGCTGGGACGTCTCGGTCGTCCCCGGCGGCCGCACGCGGAACGAATCGGTGCGCTTCGGCGTCGATGCGCTCCCCGGCGCCATCGACACCGTGCTCGTGCACGACGCCGCGCGCCCCTTCGCGAGCGCCGAGCTCTTCGAGCGCGTCATCGCGGAGGTGCGGGCGAGCGGCGACGCGGTCGTGCCGGCTCAGCCGGTCATCGACACGATCAAGCGGGTCGCTCCGGGGGGTCTCGTCACCGAGACCGTGGATCGCGGGGACCTCGTCGCCGTGCAGACCCCGCAGGGCTTCCCCCGCGAGCTCCTCGCGGCCGCGCAGGCGGCGCCCGACGACGCCGAGCACGCCCCGCCCACCGACGACGCCGAGCTCGTGCAGCGGGCGGGCGGGCGGGTCCGCGTCGTGGCCGGCGAACTCCGCGCCCACAAGCTCACCGGCCCGGCCGATCTCGTGCTCCTCGAGCACGTCCTCGCCGCGAAGCTGCTGGAGATCGGGGCGGAGGCGTGA
- the rlmB gene encoding 23S rRNA (guanosine(2251)-2'-O)-methyltransferase RlmB has translation MSNKKSRTGAVRKKGLGKAVGSGGQGRQALEGRGPTPRAEDREYHAKYKEKKARERYEAAKQRHAARGGAAPERGRGSGGRKKDESELVTGRNAVLEALRAKIPAATLYIAAKVEMDDRMREILRLATNRRVPVLEVMRPELDRMTERDTVHQGVVLKVPPMEYAHPLEVLDAVVERGEVPLVVALDGVTDPRNLGAIIRSVAAFGGQGVVVPQRRSAGLNSAAWKTSAGAAARIPVAMASNLTQTIKEFKKQGVFVVGLDGDGDVSLPGLELADRPLLVVVGSEGKGLSRLVTETCDAVVSIPISSATESLNAGIAASVALYEIAKLRASEA, from the coding sequence ATGAGTAATAAGAAGAGCCGCACCGGCGCCGTCCGCAAGAAGGGCCTCGGCAAGGCCGTGGGATCCGGAGGCCAGGGGCGCCAGGCGCTCGAGGGCCGCGGACCCACACCGCGGGCCGAGGACCGCGAGTACCACGCGAAGTACAAGGAGAAGAAGGCGCGCGAGCGCTACGAGGCGGCCAAGCAGCGCCACGCCGCGCGCGGCGGAGCGGCGCCCGAGCGCGGGCGCGGCTCGGGCGGACGCAAGAAGGACGAGAGCGAGCTCGTGACCGGCCGCAACGCCGTCCTCGAGGCGCTGCGCGCGAAGATCCCCGCGGCGACGCTGTACATCGCCGCGAAGGTCGAGATGGACGACCGCATGCGCGAGATCCTGCGGCTCGCCACGAACCGCCGGGTGCCCGTGCTCGAGGTCATGCGCCCGGAGCTCGACCGGATGACCGAGCGCGACACCGTGCACCAGGGCGTCGTGCTCAAGGTGCCGCCGATGGAGTACGCGCATCCGCTCGAGGTGCTCGACGCGGTCGTCGAGCGCGGCGAGGTGCCGCTCGTCGTCGCCCTCGACGGGGTGACGGATCCCCGCAACCTCGGTGCGATCATCCGCTCGGTCGCCGCCTTCGGCGGTCAGGGCGTCGTCGTGCCGCAGCGGCGATCCGCCGGCCTGAACTCGGCGGCCTGGAAGACCTCGGCGGGGGCCGCGGCGCGGATCCCCGTCGCGATGGCGTCGAACCTCACGCAGACGATCAAGGAGTTCAAGAAGCAGGGCGTCTTCGTCGTCGGCCTCGACGGCGACGGCGACGTCTCGCTGCCGGGGCTGGAGCTCGCCGACCGGCCGCTGCTCGTGGTCGTCGGCAGCGAGGGCAAGGGCCTGTCCCGGCTCGTCACGGAGACCTGCGACGCGGTCGTGTCGATCCCGATCTCCTCGGCGACGGAGTCGCTGAACGCGGGGATCGCGGCGAGCGTCGCGCTCTACGAGATCGCGAAGCTCCGCGCCTCCGAGGCCTGA
- a CDS encoding sensor histidine kinase — protein sequence MATLRNLTTKYSTLDEAEIEWLEAIMLELRLLADLALSDVVIWVPTEDGGYLAVAHSRPAGSVTLFYRDIIGEYLRSDWRELVDQAMETGEPAASTSPAWYEENPMRLSAYSISRQDAQGGVHGPFAVATVHTSVADTQKASRIGAAFREVAEDLFAMIQNGLFPHPGNSRGGEQGAPRASDGLVRVNPEGDVTFASPNTQTTFSSLGYRDEIEGENFTEVLAEIVKGQFDTNESLPLIAQGKIAKRVEIDAVGRTVTLRSIPVIRDGVRVGGVILTRDVTALRQQAQELITKDATIREIHHRVKNNLQTVASLLRVQARRARSEEAKQVLGQAMRRVAAIAVVHDTLSTGLSQIVDFDVVFDRVIGLAAEVASLHNTTVHPHKEGNFGELPSEYATPLALALTEIVTNAVEHGLAGREGEVFVRADRTEERLAVEVIDTGTGLPGGTVGDGLGTQIVRTLIEGELGGSISWGPDERGGTRVSIQVPLHWIAVQTREIPRVTG from the coding sequence GTGGCGACATTGCGGAACCTGACGACGAAGTACTCGACGCTCGACGAGGCGGAGATCGAGTGGCTCGAGGCGATCATGCTCGAGCTGCGCCTGCTGGCGGACCTCGCGCTCAGCGATGTCGTGATCTGGGTGCCGACCGAGGACGGCGGCTACCTCGCCGTCGCGCACTCCCGGCCGGCCGGCTCGGTCACCCTCTTCTACCGGGACATCATCGGCGAGTACCTCCGCTCCGACTGGCGCGAGCTCGTCGATCAGGCCATGGAGACGGGCGAACCCGCGGCCTCGACCTCGCCCGCCTGGTACGAGGAGAACCCGATGCGGCTGTCGGCCTATTCGATCAGCAGGCAGGACGCGCAGGGCGGAGTCCACGGACCGTTCGCCGTCGCGACGGTGCACACGAGCGTCGCCGACACGCAGAAGGCCTCGCGCATCGGAGCCGCCTTCCGCGAGGTCGCCGAGGATCTCTTCGCGATGATCCAGAACGGGCTCTTCCCGCATCCGGGCAACTCGCGCGGCGGCGAGCAGGGGGCGCCGCGCGCCTCGGACGGCCTCGTGCGCGTGAACCCCGAGGGCGACGTGACGTTCGCGAGCCCCAACACCCAGACGACCTTCTCCTCGCTCGGGTACCGCGACGAGATCGAGGGCGAGAACTTCACCGAGGTGCTCGCCGAGATCGTGAAGGGGCAGTTCGACACGAACGAGTCGCTGCCGCTCATCGCCCAGGGCAAGATCGCGAAGCGGGTCGAGATCGACGCGGTCGGCCGGACCGTCACGCTCCGCTCCATTCCGGTGATCCGTGACGGCGTGCGCGTCGGCGGCGTCATCCTCACCCGGGACGTGACGGCGCTGCGCCAGCAGGCGCAGGAGCTCATCACGAAGGATGCGACGATCCGCGAGATCCACCATCGCGTCAAGAACAACCTGCAGACGGTCGCGTCGCTGCTGCGGGTGCAGGCCAGGCGGGCGCGGAGCGAGGAGGCGAAGCAGGTGCTCGGCCAGGCCATGCGCCGCGTCGCCGCGATCGCGGTCGTCCACGACACGCTGTCGACCGGGTTGTCGCAGATCGTCGACTTCGACGTGGTCTTCGACCGGGTGATCGGCCTGGCGGCGGAGGTGGCGAGCCTCCACAACACCACCGTGCACCCCCACAAGGAGGGCAACTTCGGCGAGCTGCCGTCGGAGTACGCGACGCCCCTCGCGCTCGCCCTCACCGAGATCGTCACCAACGCCGTCGAGCACGGGCTCGCGGGGCGCGAAGGCGAGGTGTTCGTGCGCGCCGACCGCACCGAGGAGCGGCTCGCCGTGGAGGTCATCGACACCGGCACGGGACTTCCCGGGGGCACGGTGGGGGACGGCCTCGGCACCCAGATCGTGCGCACGCTCATCGAGGGCGAGCTCGGCGGGAGCATCTCCTGGGGGCCGGACGAGCGCGGCGGCACCCGCGTCTCGATCCAGGTTCCGCTGCACTGGATCGCGGTGCAGACGCGCGAGATCCCGCGTGTGACCGGCTGA
- a CDS encoding DNA modification methylase — translation MKFRIASSIALAAALALGATGCSLIAPQGTLEPYAPSDGIDVSVGGVHVRNIMLIADETGENFNVVFGAVNSTGAPQDVTISFTGEGSSRAAAEFTVPTGNTLFGNPAGEEAPVLVTIPDLKPGATVSAYFQTAGASELQREVPVLDGTLADYRDYVLPADFSQSADESAAQEKTAAEDEQADQSHVGDDVTDVEQAETE, via the coding sequence TTGAAGTTTCGGATCGCCTCGTCCATCGCACTCGCGGCGGCCCTCGCGCTCGGCGCGACCGGATGCAGCCTGATCGCACCGCAGGGCACTCTGGAGCCCTACGCCCCCAGCGACGGCATCGATGTGAGCGTCGGCGGCGTGCACGTGCGCAACATCATGCTCATCGCCGATGAGACCGGGGAGAACTTCAACGTCGTCTTCGGCGCGGTCAACTCCACCGGCGCCCCGCAGGACGTGACGATCAGCTTCACCGGCGAGGGCTCGTCGCGGGCCGCAGCGGAGTTCACGGTGCCGACCGGCAACACGCTCTTCGGCAATCCGGCGGGCGAGGAGGCCCCCGTGCTCGTCACGATCCCCGATCTCAAGCCGGGCGCGACGGTCTCTGCCTACTTCCAGACCGCGGGAGCCTCGGAGCTGCAGCGCGAGGTGCCCGTGCTCGACGGCACCCTCGCCGACTACCGCGACTACGTGCTGCCGGCGGACTTCAGCCAGAGCGCCGACGAGTCCGCTGCGCAGGAGAAGACGGCCGCTGAGGACGAGCAGGCCGACCAGTCCCATGTCGGCGACGACGTCACCGACGTCGAGCAGGCCGAGACCGAGTAG
- the ispF gene encoding 2-C-methyl-D-erythritol 2,4-cyclodiphosphate synthase — MIRVGTGVDVHAYDAAVPLRLAGLDWPGEPGLAGHSDGDAVCHAIVDALLSAAGLGDIGGLVGVDGTTTANADSTGFLELARARLAEAGWAPVNVSAQLVGPSPKLAPRRAEAQSTLSALLGAPVSLGATTTDHLGFTGRGEGLAVIATALIERSSAPPTDQPA, encoded by the coding sequence GTGATCCGGGTCGGCACCGGCGTCGACGTGCACGCCTACGACGCGGCCGTTCCGCTGCGCCTCGCGGGCCTCGACTGGCCGGGCGAGCCGGGTCTCGCGGGCCACAGCGACGGCGACGCGGTCTGCCACGCCATCGTCGACGCGCTGCTCTCGGCGGCCGGCCTCGGCGATATCGGCGGCCTCGTCGGGGTCGACGGCACCACCACCGCGAACGCCGACAGCACGGGCTTCCTGGAGCTGGCGCGCGCCCGCCTCGCGGAGGCCGGCTGGGCTCCGGTGAACGTGTCCGCGCAGCTCGTCGGCCCGTCCCCGAAGCTCGCGCCCCGGCGCGCGGAGGCGCAGTCGACGCTCTCTGCGCTCCTCGGCGCCCCGGTGTCCCTCGGGGCCACGACCACCGATCATCTGGGCTTCACGGGCCGCGGCGAGGGCCTCGCCGTCATCGCGACGGCCCTCATCGAGCGGTCCTCGGCGCCGCCGACGGATCAGCCCGCGTAG
- a CDS encoding CarD family transcriptional regulator translates to MQFEVGETVVYPHHGAAKIIEVKKRKLGGEEKIFLKLQVNQGDLTIEVPAENCDLVGVRDVIDQEGLERVFEVLRAPFTEEPTNWSRRYKANLEKLASGDVIKVSEVVRDLWRRDQEVRSLSAGEKRMLAKARQILVSELALAEKTDEEQASEVLDQVLAS, encoded by the coding sequence ATGCAATTTGAGGTCGGAGAGACCGTCGTCTACCCCCACCACGGCGCAGCCAAGATCATCGAGGTGAAGAAGCGCAAGCTCGGCGGCGAAGAGAAGATCTTCCTGAAGCTGCAGGTCAACCAGGGCGATCTGACGATCGAGGTCCCTGCGGAGAACTGCGACCTCGTCGGCGTGCGCGATGTCATCGATCAGGAGGGCCTCGAGCGCGTGTTCGAGGTGCTGCGCGCGCCGTTCACCGAGGAGCCGACCAACTGGTCCCGCCGATACAAGGCGAACCTCGAGAAGCTCGCCTCGGGCGACGTGATCAAGGTGTCCGAGGTCGTCCGCGACCTGTGGCGCCGCGACCAGGAGGTCCGTTCGCTCTCCGCCGGCGAGAAGCGGATGCTCGCGAAGGCCCGTCAGATCCTCGTGTCCGAGCTCGCGCTCGCCGAGAAGACCGACGAGGAGCAGGCCTCCGAGGTGCTCGACCAGGTGCTCGCCTCCTAG